The Candidatus Rokuibacteriota bacterium genome segment GGGCGCCGCCGGCTGTGCCTCCACGGTGAGCAGCGGGGCCTGTTCAGGCGGTGCGGTCTCGCCTCGCGTCGGTGTGTTCATGATTCCACTACACCAGAGTTTTCAGTCAGAGCGGAGAGAAATTCTCCGACACGCTCCTAGCACATTCCTGTCCGCGGGGCGAGCGGGCCTTGCTATGATGGCCCGTGGCCCGCTCGACGTTCCGCTTCTGGTTCACCATCATCGTCGTCCCGTCGCTCCTCGTGGTCGGCGCCCTCGGGTACCTTGCATGGCGGCAGAACGTGCCCGGCATCCGCGCCAGCCTCGACCCCGTGCCGCGCTGGATCGGGGTCAAGACACCGCTGGCCGTGGACATGCGGGCCGCCAGGGGCGGCGTGCGCTCGATGGAGATCCGCCTGCGGCAGGGCTCCGCCAAAGTCGTGATCGTGCAGCAGGCCTTCACCGGCTCGCCGACGAACGACCAGCGCGTGGCCCTACAGGTCACCGGCTCGACCCTCGGCCTCCGCGAGGGCGCGGCAACGCTCGAGGTGCTGGCGCGCGACGGCTTCTGGCGGCCGATCCGCGTGGACGACCGGCCGATCCTGACCACGCAGGTGACGCTCGACTTCACGCCGCCCTCGCTCGAGGTGGTGGCCGCGACACGCTACTGGGCGCAGGGCGGCGGCGGCCTGGTCGTGCTGCGGTCCAAGGGCGCCTCACGCGTCGCCGTCACCGTCGGTGGGCTCGCCTTCCGCGCCTACCCCGCCGGGCCGCCCGAGTCCAACCTCTTCGTCGACCTGGTCGCCCTGCCCTGGAACTACGAGGCCGGGACACCCATCACGGCGGTCGCGCAGGACGAGGCCGGCAACGTCACCTCGCGCACCGTCGCCGTCGAGGTCAAGGCGCGGCGCTTCAAGACCGACACGATCGAGATCAAGGACGAGTTCCTCGAGCGCAAGCTGCCCGAGCTCCTGCCCGAGCGCGCCGGCACGATCGCGGCGGGCGATCTGCTTGCGGCTTTCCTTACCGTCAACCGCGACAAGCGCAAGCAGGCCGAGGAGGTCAAGCGCGCGCTGGCGGGCAAGACGCAGCCGCGCCCGCTCTGGGAAGGCGTCTTCGTCCAGCCGCGCAACACGAAGGTCTTCTCCAACTTCGCCGAGACACGGACGTACCGCTACCACGGCCAGGACGTGGACACGCAAATCCACTTCGGCTACGACCTGGCGGCGGTGCAACGCGGTCCGGTGCCCGCCGCCAACTCGGGCGTGGTGGTCTTCGCCGGGCCGCTGTCGATCTACGGGGATGCGGTCGTCGTGGACCACGGTCTCGGGCTCCAGACGCTCTACGCTCATCTCTCGTCGATCGCCGTGAAGGAAGGCGACCCGGTCACCAAGGAGCAGGAGCTCGGGCGGACGGGGAGCACGGGGTTCGCCTTGGGGGACCATCTCCACTACGAGGTGTTGATCAACGGCGTGTCGGTGACGCCGCTCGAGTGGTGGGACGCCAACTGGATTCGTGACCACGTCGGCCGGCCGCTCCGCGAGGCGAGCCTGCCGCTGATCCAATCCGTGACGCCGGCTGAAACGCGGGACGATGCGGGCCAGGCGGCGGCCCGCCGGCGCCGCGCCGCCCGCTCGCGCTAGCCGGGAGCCCTCTGCTCGTCACCCCCTCACCGTCCTCCCTGCCCCGCCGCCACGCGGCCTGAGCCGGCGCTGACGGGCGGCTAGAGCCGATGCCCCAGGGCCGCCCCCTCCTGCATCGCCTCGAACGCGGTGCGAGGGACCACGCAGTCGCCCACCTCGAAGACGGGCGGCCCACCCGCCCGCGTCTTGAGCGCCTCGGCCAGCTCGTTGACGGCCACCCGGGGGCGAGTGGAGACAACGAGATCGAGGCCCTCGAGCTCGACGGCGCGGCCTCCAGAGCGCAGGAGCGCGCCGTCGGCCCACAGCGCCTCGACCGTGGTGTTCAGATGCACGGTGACGTTCGCGCGGCCGCGGAGACCGGCGACGTACTGCCACCGCGGGCGGACGCCCAGCTCGCTCGACAGCTCGCCGCCGGGCTCGACCACCCAGACGAGGACGCCACGGGCCGCGAGCGCGTGGGCGGCGCCCACGCCCAGCATCCCGCCCCCGATCACGAGGGCGCGCCGCGCCCCTGACAGCGGGCGCCGGAGCATCTGAAACAGATCGACGGCCGGGCTGTCGAGGATACCGGGGATCGGCGGGATGCCGGGGCGCGCGCCGGTCGCGATGATCACGACGTCGGGCTCCTCCCCCCGGACGACGTCCTCGGTCGCCTCGACGCCGAGCCGGATCTCGCCGCCGGCGCGCGCGACGGCGGCGGCGAGGTAGACCACGAGCGCGGCGAGGTCCTCGCGGCCCGGCACGTGCCGGCTCAGCAGGAGCTGACCGCCGGGCTCGCCGCCGCGCTCGAGGACGGTGACGGCATGGCCGCGCTCGGCTGCGACGCGCGCCGATTCGAGCCCGGCGGGCCCCGCCCCGACGACCACCACGCGCTGAGGCCGCGCGGCGGGCCGGACCGCATACTCCCGCTCGCGGGACGTGCGGGTGTTCGCCAGGCAGAGGACCGGCAGGTTCTGCCCGAGGAGGTCGCTGCACGTGAGGCATCCCACGCAGGAGCAGATCTCATCCAGCCGCCCCTCGAGGCTCTTGCGCGGCATGTCGGGGTCGGCGTGGAGCGCGCGGCCGAGCGTGACGAAATCGGCATCGCCCGCCTCGAGCACGGCCTCGGCCACGCTCGCGTCGCCGATCCGCCCCGCGACGCTGACGGGCACCGTCGCGCGCGCGCGGATGCGGCGGCTGAGCGGGGCCAGGCACGCGGGCCGCATCTCCATCGGCTGGACGATCCAGACCGCGGACTCGTAGATGCCGGCGGAGACGTCGAAGAGGTCGACACCGGCCCGCTCGAGGCGCGGCACGATCTCACACACGTCGTCGATCGTGAGGCCGCCCGGCACGTGCTCGTCCGCGCTGAGGCGATAGAGCACCGGCACCTCCGCGCCGACGACCTCCCGGACGGCGGCGATGACCTCGAGGGGGAAACGCAGGCGCCGCTCGAAGTCGCCGCCGTACTCGTCGGTGCGGCGGTTCGCGTACGGCGAGAGGAACTGGCCGACCAGGTAGCCGTGGGCGCCGTGCACCTCCACCACGTCGAAGCCCGCGGCCGCCGCGCGGCGGGCCGCTTCCGCGAACCGGTCGACGAGCGCACGGATCTCCTCCGCGGTGAGCTCGCGTGGCGTATCCCCCGCGGTGACGACGGCGCACGGGACCGGCGACGGCGCGACAGGCTGCCGCCCCGTGACCGCCGACGAGGTCTGGCGCCCGCCGAAGTTCAGCTCCGCGCCCACGAGCGCGCCGTGGCGGTGACAGGCCTCGATGAGACGGCGGTAGCCGGGAATCAGCCCGTCGTCATGGATCCCGAGCTGGAGGTGATGGTTCTTCCCGGCGGGATCCACATACATGGACTCGAGCAAGATGAGCCCCGCGCCGCCCGCCGCGCGATGCTCGCAGTAGTCGATATAGCGCTGCGTCACGGCGCCCTCGGCCGTGCCCAGATTCTTCTCCATCGGCGCCATGATGATGCGGTTCTTGATCGCGCGGCCGCCGATGCGTCCCGGGGCGAACAGGCGGGGGAACCGGGACGCCACCGTTCAGTCCTTCACGCTCCGGCCGGGCTCGACGACCGGCATGTCGGAGGGCGGCGAGGCGACCACGAGAAAGACGAGGTCCTCCAGGCCCGTGTTGAAGATGCCGTGGCGCACGCCGGGAGGGATGTGAATGACCATGTGCGGCTCGACCAGGTGCCGGACGCCGTCGAGCTCGACGACGCCGCGCCCCTTGAGGATGTAGTAGAGATTCTCCGCCACCTCGTGGGAATGGACCTCGGCGTAGCCGCGGGGCTGGTAGCTCGAGATCCGGAAGTCGAAGTACCGGGTGTCGGCGTTCGTGGGATGCACGAGGAGCTTCGAGAACGCCTGGAAGTGCCCGGGCGGCAGCTCCCAGAACGCTTCTTCCATCCGCATGACCTTCGCCTTGCCTTTCGTCATGTCATGTCCTTTTGGATTCCGGCCGCGAGCGCCGGGTAGTTCGGCTCGGGGTGCGCCAACGGCGGCAGTTGCCAGGTGCCGGTTGCGATCGGCCCCGCGCTCGGGTCCACGACGACGTCCACCACGGTCGGCCGGTCGGAGCGGACGGCGGCGGCCAGCGCGTCTCCGAGCTCGCCCGGCGCCGTCACGCGGATGCCCTCGGCGCCGCAGGCGCGCGCGAGCGCCGCGTAGTCCGGCGAGAAGGGCTCGCCGGTCTGCTGGCGGGTGAACATCGTCGTCGTCTCCTTGCCGAAGGCCCCGCGCTGCAGGTCCCGGATGGACGCGTAGCCGTAGTTGTTCCAGACGACCCACGTCGCCGGGATGCCGTACTCCACCGCGGTGGCGACGGCGTGGGAGGTCATGAGAAACCCGCCGTCCCCGCACACGGCGACGGCGCACCGGTCCGGAGCGGCGAGCTTCGCGCCGAGCACGCCGCCCACGGCGAAGCCCATGGCGGCGAAGCCCCAGGACTGCAGGAGCGTCTGCGGCAGATAGGCCGGCCACTGCTGAACGACCCAGTTGTGATGCACGCCGACGTCCACGGCGATGATGCCGTCCCGCGGCACGACCTTCCGCAGGGTGCGGACGACGTGCTCCGGCTGCACCGGGACGGCGTCGGGGCGGTAGCGGCGCTCGTTGTACTCGACCCAGTTCCGCTGCCACGCGGCGACCTGGCCGAGCCACGGCTCGCGGCCGCCGGCGCCGCCGCGCGCCTCCGCCAGCGCCAGCACCGCCTGGACGAACGTCTTCACGTCCGCGGTCACGCCGAGGTGCACGGGGTAGTTCCTGCCGATCTCCTCCGGGTCGATGTCCACCTGGACGAGCTTCGTGGGCGGGATCGTGAACGTGTAGCCCGGGATCCAGCCGCTGCTCACGCGGTCGTCGAAGCGCGCGCCGAGCGCCAGCAGGACGTCGGCCTGACGAGTCGCCTGGTTCGCGGGGTAGGTGCCGTTGCGCCCGACAACGCCGAGCGCCAGCGGATGGTCCGCCGGCATGATGCCGGCTCCCTGGGGCGTATTGGCGACGGGCACGCCGAGCGTCTCGGCGAGCCGGCGGATCTCCGGCGCCGCTTCGGACAGCGCGGCGCCGTTGCCGACGAGGATCGCGGGCCGCTCGGCCCCCGCGAGCAGGTCGAATGCCCGGCGCGCGATTTCGGGCGACGGGCCGGAGCGGCGGTCGATCGCGTGCCACCATAGGTCGGGCGCCGGCAGTGGGGCGGTGGTTTCCTCGACGAAGACGTCGAGCGGGACGTCGACATTGACGGGCCCCGGCCGGCCCGTCGCGGCGGTCTTGAACGCCTGCCGCAGGACGAGCGGGAGCATCTCGGGGCGCGGCACCTGGAAGCTGCGCTTCACGTACGGGCGCACCACGGAGGAAAAGTCCGCCTGATGGTGGCGGTACGTCTCCTGGAACGGGCCGCGGTTGAACTGGGTGGTCGGCACGTTGCCGGTGATCGCCACGAGCGCCGACGAGTCCATCATGGCGCAGGCGAGCGCGATGACGAGGTTCACCGACCCCGGGCCGCACGACGTGAAGGTCGCCACCGGCCGGTGCGCGATCCGATAGTAGGCGTCGGCCATGTAGCCGGCGACCTGCTCGTGGTGGACGCCGATCATCTTGATCCGGTCCGCCCGGCTCCCGAGGGCGTCCATGAGGCCCACGATCCCGTGCCCGCACAGCCCGAACACGTACGGCACTTTCTCGCTGATGAGATACTCCGCGATCAAATCGGCTCCGCGCATTGCTGCCATGGCAGGTCGCTTCCCTCCTCGTAGCAGTGTTGTCCGGTCAGGTTCATCTCGCGGACCGCGTTCCGCGATCATGTGGCGCAGAGTACGGGGTCAGGAGGGGGGCCGTGTCAAGCGCAAAAACCGTGGGCGACGTCGGCCGCGGCTGAGGCATCGGGCCCATGGAAATGAATCAATCGCTTCATGGCGTTCCGGGCCGGTCGGCGTTGCAATGAGAACTAGTTCGCGCAGCCGCAATGCACTCCAGATCGAGGAGGTGCGCACCATGTGGCTCCTCATGCCGGTGCCGATTTTCCTCGCGGTCACCGCGGGGCTGGTTGGCGTCTTGGTCGCGGGGCGGCGCCTGTTCCCTGGCACGTTCACCGCCAAGCGCGCCTTCCGGTGCCCGTTCCGCGACACGAACGTGAACGTGGACTTCACGGAAGCCGTGTGGGACGGCAGCCTCGTGGACGTGATCGCCTGCACGGAATTCTCGCCGCCGCAGGACGTGCGGTGCGAGAAGAGCTGCCTGATGCTGGGGAAGTTCCCCGCGCCCAAGGAGCTCACGACGGCATGAGCTACGAGAGCCCCGGGTGCGCCTACTGCCCGCCCTCCGTCCGCGCCTGCCGCCACGGCGAATCGGAGACCCGCGGGCCCGGCTTCTGCCCTTCGAAGGTGGACGAGGAGGGCATCGAGCGGGCATGGGAGCGGTACGAGGACCCCGAGGTGCGCCGCGTCGCCTACGCCTCGGCGCTGGTGGAGAGCGCGGGATACTGCCGCTGGACGCGCGTGGAGGAGATCTGCGCCTTCGCACGGGAGATGGGGTTCACCAGGATCGGCATCGCGACCTGCATCAGCATGGTGGACCTGGCGCGGACGCTCAGCGGCATCCTCGAGAGCCACGGGTTCGAGGTCGCGTCGGCGGCATGCAAGAACGGGGGCGTGCCGAAGGAGCGGCTCGGTCTGCGAGACGAGGACAAGATCCACCCCGGCACCTACGAGGCCATGTGCAACCCGCTCGCACAGGCGGAGCTGCTCAATGACGCCGGCTGCGAGCTGAACATCGTACTCGGGCTGTGCGTGGGACACGACAGCCTCTTCTTCAAGCACTCCAAGGGGCTGGCCACGACGCTTGTGGCCAAAGACCGCGTGCTGGCCCACAACCCGGTCGGCGCGCTCCAGCTGGCCGACACGTGCTTCCAGCGCGTCTGGGGGCCGCTCCGGCCCACGGAGGCGCCGAAGCTGCCCGTCGAGGGACGCGACTAGCGGACCTTCACCAACGGCAGCGCGCCTTCCATCTCGCCCTTCATGACGGGGTGCTGGTTGCCGCCCACCGAGCGCGACTTCGCCGACACCTGCTGCTCGACGTACTCGTACAGCTCCTGGACCGTGATGATGCCGTCCTTGTTGAGGTCGGCGGCGCCCTTGAGCCCCTGGACGAGGTAGTACGTGAAGATGCCGTGGCCGAGCTCGGGCAGCTCGATGGAGACCTCCGACGGCCGCGACGCCGTGATGATGGCCCGCCCCTTGGAGCGCGTCAGCCGCTCGAGAAACTGGTCGTCGAGGTTGGCCGCCCGCGTCTTCTTCGAGCTGAAGGTCCGGCCGCCGGCCGCGCCGCTGTAGCAGGCGTCGAGGAAGACCACCATGCGCTCGGCCTCGACCCGCCCGAAGATCGTCTGCATCTCGTCCATGGGGAGCGCCGTCGAGTAGAGGTCGTCGGGGTCGGCGTCCGAGGGGATCAGGTACTTCGCCAAGCCGTCGCGCTCGACGCCGCGCTGGTCGATCTCCGGCGCGCCGTGCCCGGCAAAGAAGATCACCACGGTGTCGTCCTTCTTCGCCGAGCGCGCCAGGAAGGTCCCGAGCGCCCACTTGATGTTCCGGAGCGTCGGCGTCTTCTCCGTCTTGTCGGTGATGAGGAGCACGTGCTCCTTCCTGAATCCGCCGGGCCCGACCAGGATCTGGTAGAGCGAGTCCGCGTCGGCGACCGTGTAACGCAGGGAGGGAATGTCCGTGCTCTGGTAGCGCCCCACGCCGATGATGACCGCCCAACTGTCGTGCTTCACCGTGGGCGGCGGAGGTGCGGCTGCCCCCGCCGCGGCTGCGGCGACCGGCTTGGGTTTGTCGTAGATGACAGTGCGCACCTCCTGCCGGACCGCGCCGCCCGCCTCCGTGGCGGTCAGGACGATCGCGTTGGCGCCCTCCTTGAGCACGATGGGCGCGCTCACCGCCACGGAGCGCTGGGGCGTCTTGGCGCCCTGCTGGTGGACCTCCACGCCGTTGAGCTGCACCGTGACCTTGGCGATGCCCTTGCTCGACGTCACCACGGCCGCGACCACGCTCGAGTCTTCCGTGACCCGCGAGCGGTCCTCGGGATAGCGGAACGAGAGATCCAGCGGCGCGGGCTTCTCGTAGTGCACCGTGCGCACTTCCTGCTGGGTGACGCCGTCGGCATCGGTCGCCGTGACGACGACGGTGTTCGGGCCTTCCCGAAGCTTCAGCGGCAAGTTGACCGCAACGGACGGCGCGCCGGGGTCCTGGCGGGAGACCTCGACCCCGTTGACGCTGACGACGACGCGGCGCACCTGCTTGCCGCCCGAGGCCAGCCCGGCCAGGGCCACCGTCTCCTGCTCGACGCGGGCCTGCTCGGTCGGGGACGACAGCGTCACCTGGAGCGGGACGACGGCGGGCGCGGGCGCCGGTGGCACGGCGGCTACCTGAGGCGGCCGAGGGGGCGGCGACGGCGGCTGGGGCGGCTGCGGCTGCGGCGGCTGCGGCGCCTGCGCCTGCGGCGGCTGCGGCTGGGCAGGGGGCTCTCCGCCGGGACGCGCGGCGCCGGGGAAGCCCGGACGGGCCTGGCCGCCCGGCCGATTCGGGAATGAAGGCGGACCCGGACGACCCTCAGACGGCGGCCCGCCGCCCGGCAAGCCCGCAACGGCGGAGCCTCCGGGCGGGAGATAAAGGACGCCGCGGGCCTCCTGCCGGCTCGTGCCATCGGCATCCGTGGCCGTGACGATGACGACGTTCTTGCCCTCGCGGAGCTTGATGGGCACGTTGAGCGCGATCTCGGGTTTGGGCGCGCTCCGCTCGTCGCGCGTCGCCACCTCGGCGCCGTTGACCGTGACGGTCACCGTCGTCAGCCCCTTGCCCGCCATCACCTTGCCGCCGATGGTGAAGCCGTCCACGCCGATGCGGTCCCTCTCGGGCAGTCCTTCCAGCGCGAACTGGATCGGCCCCGCCGTCGGGCGGTCGAGGCCGGCGATCTGGAACTTGAGGAGGCCTGTCGCCCCATCCATCTTGACGAACTGTCGCGCCTCGGGCGCGTACCAAAGAGTGTTCTGGAGCTGGCTGCGGTCCTGGCGTGTGATCGTCATGAGGATGCGGAAGGCCTTGAAGGTGCCCGCGAAAACCTTCACGTCCTCGTAGCTGTCGACCTTCCAGGTGACCCCGATAGGGGGCCAGCGACCCGAGGTGCTCGGGGTCTGCCAGGCCGTCTTCTGGGAGCCCGTCTGGCCAACTTCGAGCGGCCACTTGAGATCGATCGGGTGGGTGAACTCGATGATGCCGTCGCCGCGCTGGATGCGCGCAATGCCGAGGTCCTTGCTGAGGTGGATCTCCCACTTCGGCCGCGCGGAGAAGACGTAGCGGTCCTTCTCCACCCGGATCAGCTCGTAGAGCCCGTCGCTGCGGATCCACTTCTCCCCGAGCGTATAGGTCGGCCGCTCGGCCCGCGGCTTGGGCTGCGCCGGGGCGGGCCCCGGGCAGAGGAGGAGCAGCGAGAGGATGAACGGAGCGAGCCGGGCCGGGGTCGTCTTCATGCCCAAGAGACCTATTCCCCGACCGTACGTTGGCTCGGCCGCGCCTGTCAAATCGGCCTCAGCGGCGGCCGGAGAGGTCGCGCGCCTCGATGAACTCGCGCTGGGCCAGCTCGCCCAGGCCGATCGCGTCGTAGACCTGGCCGAGCAGCAGGTGGAGGGTCGGCTCGTCGGGATCGCCGGCCAGCGCCGTCAGGAGCTCGCGCCGCGCGTCGGCGTAGAGCCCGTCGCGGAGCACGTAGCCCGCGCGCATAAGGGCGACGCTCGAGGGCGGGTAGCCGGGCAGCGAAGCGGGCACGAGGATGTCGAGCGACTCGCGCACGCGCTTGGCCTCGGCCGCGGGCAGGATCTGGAACTCCGCCTGCTGCATCGGCTGCCCCTCGGTCTCCAGTTGCCAGAAGTAGCGGACTCCAGGCTCGAGCGCGGGCGCCGAGGCCGGATAGACGACAGGCTTGCGCGGGAGATTGGCCTGCTCCCAGAGAATGCCCTGCGGCCCCAGGACGCGGATTTTGTAGCGGAGCGTGTCGGAGCCGGACCATTCGAAGGTGACGGCGCCGGGCAGGAGCTTGGTCTCGCGCGGCTGGAGCTGCGCGAGACGGGGGGGCCGCACGCTGCGCACGGACAGCGGGAGATAGGCCAGGTCCTTCTGCTTGCCCGCGAGGAAGTCGGTGACGCCGCCGACGAGACCGCGCACCTTGTCGCTCGCGCCGGCCGCCGTGGGAGCCTGCACCGTGAAGGGCGAGTTCGCCACCGAGACCGGCTGCGCGCCGCGTCCGCCCGTGAAGACGAGCGACGCGCGGGCCTCGCCCGTGGCGCGGATCTGGTCGCCGGGACGCAGCGCAAGGAGCGGCTGGGCGGCCTTCCACTCGGGCTCCCCCGCCCGCTTGACCTCGACGCGGCCGCGCTCAGCGCGGATCTCCGTCAGCACGCCGACCGGGTCCGCGGCCGACGCGAGCGCCGCGAGGGCCAGCACGAGCGCGCCGGCCAGTGCCGCCCATGCGATTTTCATGGTCATGGCTTCGAGCCTCCCGGACCCGCGGCGGGTCTCAGTCCCCCGCGGCGGGTCTCAGTCCGATGACTTCGTAGACCCGCACGGGCTCCTCTCTTCCCTTGACGCTGATCGGGCCGCGGTCGTTTACCGCGAGATCCAGCCCCGCCGCCCGGTAGGCGGCCTCAGTCACCAGCATCGTCGTTCCCAGCTCCTTGTTCAAGCCTTCCACGCGCGAGGCCAGGTTAACGGTATCGCCTACCACAGCGTACTTCACCTTGCCTGCCCGGCCCACATTCCCCGCGAAAACCTCGCCCGTGTGGATGCCCAACCCCATGCGGAGCGGCGGCAGCCCCTCGGCCTGCCAGCGCCGGTTGAGCCCTGCCAGTGTCTCGCCCATCGCGAGAGCGCTCTCGATGGCGTGGCGCGCGTGCTCCGGGTCGTCGAGCGGGGCGCCGAAGACGGCGAGGATGGCATCGCCGATGAAGTCGTTGACCATGCCGCGACGGGCGAAGATGGTCGCCGTCATGGCGTCGAAATATTCGGTCAGCCGCTCCGCCATCAGCGTAGGCGCCATGCGCTCCGACAACGTCGTGAAACCGCGCAGGTCGGTGAAGAGGATGGACACCTGGCGGCGCTCGCCCGCGAGCTCGGCGGGATTGCGCTCGACGCGCGCGGCGACTTCCGGGCTGACGTAGCGGCCGAGGGCATCGCGCAGCCGCCGCCTCGCGAGCACATCCGCGCCCACGCCGAGGAGCGAGGTCACCGCCACGGGCAAGAGGAAGTCCACCCAGTAGCCGCCGCGGCTGAAGGCCACGTAGCTGGCCGGCACGCCCAGGAGAAGCGCGCCGGCCAGGCAGACCACGGTGCCCCAGAGCGGGCGGACGGCGACCATGACGAGGCCGGCCAGCAGGACCGCGATCAGCTGCACGGCGAACCCCGCGAGCCACCCGGCTGGGCGGACGAGGCTCCCCGTCACCAGCATGTGCACGATGTTGGCCTGGATCTCCACGCCGGGCATGAAGCCGTAGGGCGTCCGGTGCACGTCCCGCCCGTCGGCGAAGGTGCCGCCGAGCAGCACGATGCGGCCTCTCAACGGATTGTCACCCGCAATATCCACACCCAGGTCGCCGATCGCCGCCACGGCGTCCGAGGGAATGGTGAGGAAGCTGCCCGCCGGACCGATGAAGTTGATCCGGTACACCGTCGCGCCGTCGGGAACCGGCACGTTCGCGACGGCGGCGGCGAAAGCGGGCGCGCGGCCCACCTGAAGGGAGACCCGCCTGACGACGGCGTCGGCGTCCACGGGGACGTCGGGCGCGCTCGGGACCACGAGCCGCGCCACGGCGCGATCCGCGAGCGGACCGCGCTCCGGCAGCGACGTGCCTGCGACGACGAGCCGGCGCTCGCCGCGCGCCCCGAAGTCGACAATGGCGCGGGCAAGCGCGCGGTCGGCCTGCGGCGCGCCCGCGGTGCGCAGCGAGATGTCGAACCCGACCGCGACGGCGCCCGCCCGCGTGACGCCGCGAAGCACGCGCGCCAGGTAGTCGCGCGGCAGCGGCTGGCGGCGCCCGAGCGCGTCGAAGGCCGCATCGTCGATCGCGACGATGACGAGACCCGACGGCTGGCGCGGGCTCTGGAGGTAGATCAGGAGGTCGAGGGCGCGGGCCTGCAGCGACTCGAGGTAGCCCATGGCCGAGGCGCCCGTGACGGCGCAGGCGGCCACGAGCCCCACCGCCCACAGCTGGAGCAGGCGCGCGCGGCGCTGCCTCCACCACCTGCCGACGTTCATCAGTCCACTCTATCTGAAGCCAGGCCGCCGATAAGGGCCCATCTGCTTCGTTGGCGCCCTCGGCCGCAGGTTCAACGTAGCAGGGCTACGCCTCACCTGCGGCCTTCAGGCGCCGCCTCGCATCTGGACCCTTCTCGACGCCCTATCAACGACGGCCCGGCATCATTTGGGCGGGAAGCCAGAGAGCGAGGTCAGGGAAAACGAAGAGAATCGCGACCAGGATGATCATCAGGATGACGTACGGCGTGGTGCCGATGGTGACCTCCCGGGCGCCGGTGCCGGGCATGAGCCCCTGGATCACGAACAGGTTGAGCCCGACGGGCGGCGTGATGAAACCGATCTCGAGCCAGACCACCATGATGACGCCGAACCAGACCGGGTCGAAACCGAGCCCCGTGATCAGCGGGAAGAGGATCGGCAGGAGGATGATCATCACCGACAGCTCCTCGAGGGCGTACGCGATCACGAGGAGGAAGCTGAAGACCACGGTGAAGAGCGCCCACTTGGGGAGTCCTAAGGCGATGACGGTGCTGAGGAGCGCCTTGGGCGCTCCGATGAGCGC includes the following:
- a CDS encoding thiamine pyrophosphate-binding protein, encoding MAAMRGADLIAEYLISEKVPYVFGLCGHGIVGLMDALGSRADRIKMIGVHHEQVAGYMADAYYRIAHRPVATFTSCGPGSVNLVIALACAMMDSSALVAITGNVPTTQFNRGPFQETYRHHQADFSSVVRPYVKRSFQVPRPEMLPLVLRQAFKTAATGRPGPVNVDVPLDVFVEETTAPLPAPDLWWHAIDRRSGPSPEIARRAFDLLAGAERPAILVGNGAALSEAAPEIRRLAETLGVPVANTPQGAGIMPADHPLALGVVGRNGTYPANQATRQADVLLALGARFDDRVSSGWIPGYTFTIPPTKLVQVDIDPEEIGRNYPVHLGVTADVKTFVQAVLALAEARGGAGGREPWLGQVAAWQRNWVEYNERRYRPDAVPVQPEHVVRTLRKVVPRDGIIAVDVGVHHNWVVQQWPAYLPQTLLQSWGFAAMGFAVGGVLGAKLAAPDRCAVAVCGDGGFLMTSHAVATAVEYGIPATWVVWNNYGYASIRDLQRGAFGKETTTMFTRQQTGEPFSPDYAALARACGAEGIRVTAPGELGDALAAAVRSDRPTVVDVVVDPSAGPIATGTWQLPPLAHPEPNYPALAAGIQKDMT
- a CDS encoding FAD-dependent oxidoreductase, with translation MASRFPRLFAPGRIGGRAIKNRIIMAPMEKNLGTAEGAVTQRYIDYCEHRAAGGAGLILLESMYVDPAGKNHHLQLGIHDDGLIPGYRRLIEACHRHGALVGAELNFGGRQTSSAVTGRQPVAPSPVPCAVVTAGDTPRELTAEEIRALVDRFAEAARRAAAAGFDVVEVHGAHGYLVGQFLSPYANRRTDEYGGDFERRLRFPLEVIAAVREVVGAEVPVLYRLSADEHVPGGLTIDDVCEIVPRLERAGVDLFDVSAGIYESAVWIVQPMEMRPACLAPLSRRIRARATVPVSVAGRIGDASVAEAVLEAGDADFVTLGRALHADPDMPRKSLEGRLDEICSCVGCLTCSDLLGQNLPVLCLANTRTSREREYAVRPAARPQRVVVVGAGPAGLESARVAAERGHAVTVLERGGEPGGQLLLSRHVPGREDLAALVVYLAAAVARAGGEIRLGVEATEDVVRGEEPDVVIIATGARPGIPPIPGILDSPAVDLFQMLRRPLSGARRALVIGGGMLGVGAAHALAARGVLVWVVEPGGELSSELGVRPRWQYVAGLRGRANVTVHLNTTVEALWADGALLRSGGRAVELEGLDLVVSTRPRVAVNELAEALKTRAGGPPVFEVGDCVVPRTAFEAMQEGAALGHRL
- a CDS encoding cupin domain-containing protein encodes the protein MTKGKAKVMRMEEAFWELPPGHFQAFSKLLVHPTNADTRYFDFRISSYQPRGYAEVHSHEVAENLYYILKGRGVVELDGVRHLVEPHMVIHIPPGVRHGIFNTGLEDLVFLVVASPPSDMPVVEPGRSVKD
- a CDS encoding DUF1847 domain-containing protein, which encodes MSYESPGCAYCPPSVRACRHGESETRGPGFCPSKVDEEGIERAWERYEDPEVRRVAYASALVESAGYCRWTRVEEICAFAREMGFTRIGIATCISMVDLARTLSGILESHGFEVASAACKNGGVPKERLGLRDEDKIHPGTYEAMCNPLAQAELLNDAGCELNIVLGLCVGHDSLFFKHSKGLATTLVAKDRVLAHNPVGALQLADTCFQRVWGPLRPTEAPKLPVEGRD
- a CDS encoding M23 family metallopeptidase, giving the protein MARSTFRFWFTIIVVPSLLVVGALGYLAWRQNVPGIRASLDPVPRWIGVKTPLAVDMRAARGGVRSMEIRLRQGSAKVVIVQQAFTGSPTNDQRVALQVTGSTLGLREGAATLEVLARDGFWRPIRVDDRPILTTQVTLDFTPPSLEVVAATRYWAQGGGGLVVLRSKGASRVAVTVGGLAFRAYPAGPPESNLFVDLVALPWNYEAGTPITAVAQDEAGNVTSRTVAVEVKARRFKTDTIEIKDEFLERKLPELLPERAGTIAAGDLLAAFLTVNRDKRKQAEEVKRALAGKTQPRPLWEGVFVQPRNTKVFSNFAETRTYRYHGQDVDTQIHFGYDLAAVQRGPVPAANSGVVVFAGPLSIYGDAVVVDHGLGLQTLYAHLSSIAVKEGDPVTKEQELGRTGSTGFALGDHLHYEVLINGVSVTPLEWWDANWIRDHVGRPLREASLPLIQSVTPAETRDDAGQAAARRRRAARSR